The Oscillospiraceae bacterium region CTTTTTATAAGGGATCGTCACATTGAATGCCGCTAGGTCGGTGGTCTGTACAAAATCGGCCACATTATCGGGTTCGAGCGGATAGAGTTTATATTCGTAATCGCCGATTCGGCTGTGAATCGCGGGGGAATAGCTGTGGACAAGAGTTTTCCCGATCAGACCGAACCGCATTTAAATCACCTCGGTATAACTGCCCAAATATTTTAGTTTGGCGACCGCGCCCGTCAGGTCGTCGAAGATGCGTAAAAACTCATCGGAATAGACCGAGACGTCGAGGTCAAAATAGAACATAAATTCAAAATCGGTGTTGGCGAGCGGACGGCTTTCCAGCTTGATCAGGTTGATGCCGAGGGCGTTGAAGCGCGCTAAAATGCGGTAAAGAGAGCCCTTGCTGTTCGGCAGGACCATCATCATACTGCTTCGGTTCGCGCCGGGATAAATTTCAAGTTTTTTGGAGATGCAGATAAAACGGGTGTAATTATTGCCCTGATCCTGCACCGATTCGCGCAGGCAGGAAAGCCCGTAAAGTTCGGCGCAGCTGCGGGAAGAGAGCGCCGCGATGTCGCTGCGTCCCGATTCGCGCACGAGTTTGGAGGCCGCCGCCGTATTGGCGCAGGGGGTCACTTTGACATTTTTCAGGTCTTTTAAAAAGTTCTGGCACTGGGCGATGGCCTGTTCCATGGTGACGATTTCGCGGATGTCGGAGAGTCCGGTGCCCTTGTTGACGAGCAGACAGTGGTCGATTTTGATGCGGCTGCTGCGCACGATGTAGCAATTGCGCTCCATCATCAGGTCAT contains the following coding sequences:
- a CDS encoding prephenate dehydratase domain-containing protein encodes the protein MELRDKRTALDEIDSEIVSLMAKRMDIVKEIGRYKAENNLPVLDSERERQKLADLAKQAGPDLAPVTDALFSVILDLSRSAQNRIVEGESPIKEQIKKAIADTPAQFPVRPLVACQGVEGAYSQLAADRIFPSGSIMYFSTFDGVFGAVEQGLCEYGILPLENSTAGSVNRIYDLMMERNCYIVRSSRIKIDHCLLVNKGTGLSDIREIVTMEQAIAQCQNFLKDLKNVKVTPCANTAAASKLVRESGRSDIAALSSRSCAELYGLSCLRESVQDQGNNYTRFICISKKLEIYPGANRSSMMMVLPNSKGSLYRILARFNALGINLIKLESRPLANTDFEFMFYFDLDVSVYSDEFLRIFDDLTGAVAKLKYLGSYTEVI